Within the Rickettsiales bacterium genome, the region TTCTGTTAACAAATTAAAACCCGCTGGAAATAAATTTGTATCAACTGGTGCAATCTTAAAGCCACTATAGCGAATATCAACTGAGGAGTAAAAAGGCGGCGATTTCTCTTGATATTTTTCTACGAACCAATTTTCAATTTCTTGCGAATTTTTTGAAATTATTTCAAAAATATTTTTTTTTACATTTAACATTACAACACAACCATATCATCAATGTGAATCACAGCTTCCCTGCCAGAGAAGCCTAAAATCCTTTCTATTTCTGAGGATTTTTTGCCTTTTATCAAGTTAATATCTTGAGAGGAATAAGCAACAATACCCTTCGCAATTTCAATGTTTTTTGCAGAAAAAACTGAGATTTTTTCACCCCTTTCAAACGAACCTTCAATTTTTATAACCCCAACTGCAAGAAGGCTTTTGTGAGCCTTTAGAGCTTTTTCTGCACCCTCATCAACAAAAACTTTTCCTTTACTTACTAACGAATTTAATATCCAAGTTTTACGAGCTTTTTCAGGCTTTTCTTGCGATAGAAAAAGTGAATATTTTTGCTTATTTTCAAAAATATTTTTGATTGAATTTTCCTTCAAGCTACTTGCAATTATAGTTGCACAGCCACTTTCAGCCGCAATTTTCGCGGCTTTTATTTTGGTAATCATTCCACCAGTGCCAGTGTTTGAGGTTGCATCACCGGCCAAAGCCTCAATTTTATCATCAATATTTTCAATCAAAGGAATATGCTTTGCGTTTTTATTTTTGCTTGGATTTTCGGTATATAAACCATCTACATCAGAGAGAATTATTAACAAATCCGCAGAAATCATTTGTGCAACATAGGCTGAAAGCCTATCATTATCGCCAAATTTAAGCTCCTCAGTAGCCACAGAATCATTTTCATTGACTATTGGAATTATATTTTTTGAAAGCAGAGTTTGAAAGGTATTCCTTGCGTTTAGGTAGCTTCTTCTATTCTCAGTATCAGAAATTGTGAGCAAAATTTGTGCCGTTTGCAAATTATGCTTTGAAAATAATTTTTGATAATTTTCAATCAATATAGGCTGACCAATTGCAGAGATTGCTTGCTTTTCCTCAAGTTTTAGCTTGCCTTTTTCTTTACCGAATAATTTTCTTCCAAGTGCCACTGCACCAGACGAAACTATCACGATTTTTTTTCCATCAGAGGTTAAATCAGAAATATTTTTAACAAAATTCTGAAGCCATTTTTTTCGCAAAACGAGATTTTCATCAACCAATGTTGACGAGCCAATTTTTACTACAATAGTTTTAGCAGATGAGATTTTCATTGATTAACAACTACATCAATGCCAGAAATTTTCAAAGGTTTATTTTGTTGAACGGCTTCAATTTCAATTTGTGCTAATGCATTATTGCCAACAATGCTCAAGATTTTTCCAACAGAAATGTCATCAGAAAGTATTTCTTTTTCAGTTATATTTTCAAGATTTTCATTGGCTGAAATTTTGTAAATAGTTTTCCTAATTGCACCCCTATGATGCGTTCTAGCGGTAACCTCCTGCCCTACATAACAGCCTTTTTTGAAATCAACGGCGTTATTCTCAATCATTCTAAATTGCAGTGGAAAAGATTTTTCTTTTTCTAGATCAAACTCACCTTCTACAACTAAATTATCAATTCTAAGTTGATGATATAATTTAATATCAGAACTTTGAATTTCCAAATTTTTAGATTTATTTTTTAGCAATCTATAACCCATATTTTCAGAACGAACATCTTGAAAAATTATTTGATTAGCTAGCTCATTAATTTGTTGATTGGTTGCTTCTATAATTTGAAAAACCTCAAAATCATTTGATAAATCAATGATTTTTACAGCAGAGCGAAGTTTGTAAATATTAAATTTTTTAAGAAGTAAATCTTTGTCAATTTCTGGGCAATCAATTAAATAACCACCATTAAAACCAATTATAAAAAAGTCAGAAATATATTTGCCTTGTGGCGTTAGAAAGTAAGTACAGATTGCGTCTTGAGAGTTTGCCTTGCGAATATCATTAGAGATTATCCCCTGCAAAAACTTCTCCGCATCACTGCCAGAAATTGATATAACTGAACGATTTAGTTTTATAAATTTCATTTTATCCAATCACAACCTTTAATGCTTTATCCAACTCTATTGAAACTTTTTCAAGTGAATAATTTGCAATTAATTTATTATAGCCATTTTCGGCAATTTTATTTGCTAATTCTTTGTCATCTAACAGTTTTGCAAGAGCTTCTGCGAGTTTACCAGAATGGTTTTTTTCAACCATTATGCAATCAATTTCATTTTCACAAATTTCTTCAGGACCTTCTGAATTTGTTGTAACAATCGGTTTTTTATAAGAAAACGCCTCAAGAATCACTATTCCAAACGGCTCATGCAGAGAGGGCAAGCAGAAAATATCAATTGAATTATAAAATTCCTCCTTATCCTTCACCCAACCAATGAATTTGACATAATCGTTGAGTTTTAGCTCGTCTCGTATGGCTTGCAGAGCAAATTGCTCCTCACCAATGCCACCAATTATGGCGTTAAATTTATAGCCTTTATCTTTTAACGCACCGCAAGCACGAAGAAAAATATCAACACCCTTTTTCTTTACAAACCTTGCCATCACGCCGATTGTAGGTTTATGGTTTATGGTTGATAGTTGATGGTTTTTTCTATCAACCATCAACCAACTACCATCAACCTTAAGCATATTCGGAATTACAAAAATTTTATTCAGTGGAAACCTGCTACCACCAATATAATTTTTCAAATTTTGTGTAATGGAGAATATATAATCTGCACTTAGCAGTGGCTTTATTTTATAATTATGTGCAACTGAAACAAGGATAGTTTTTGTTTTTGTGCAAGCCCATCTCAATAGAGAAGTTGGGCGGTTTCCATGGGCTATAACCGCTATTGGTTTTTCTTTTTTTATTAAATTATAAAGTTTAATTTTAGCGATAAAATCCCATTTTCCAAGCTGAGAGATTTCTATTATTTGAACTCCAGAATTTTGGAATTTCGGAACTTCAGATAAGTTTTTCTGAAGTTCTGAGATTCTGAAGTCCTGGAGTTCCTTAATTATCTTCGCCCCCTTACTCACCACGCAAATCACATCATAACCCTGCAAAAGCAAAGCCTGTGTATAATCCACAAAGGCTTGTTCAATACCACCCAAACCCTTTGCAAACATTGCGTTTATTA harbors:
- the proB gene encoding glutamate 5-kinase; protein product: MKISSAKTIVVKIGSSTLVDENLVLRKKWLQNFVKNISDLTSDGKKIVIVSSGAVALGRKLFGKEKGKLKLEEKQAISAIGQPILIENYQKLFSKHNLQTAQILLTISDTENRRSYLNARNTFQTLLSKNIIPIVNENDSVATEELKFGDNDRLSAYVAQMISADLLIILSDVDGLYTENPSKNKNAKHIPLIENIDDKIEALAGDATSNTGTGGMITKIKAAKIAAESGCATIIASSLKENSIKNIFENKQKYSLFLSQEKPEKARKTWILNSLVSKGKVFVDEGAEKALKAHKSLLAVGVIKIEGSFERGEKISVFSAKNIEIAKGIVAYSSQDINLIKGKKSSEIERILGFSGREAVIHIDDMVVL
- a CDS encoding glycosyltransferase family 4 protein; the encoded protein is MNEKRIINAMFAKGLGGIEQAFVDYTQALLLQGYDVICVVSKGAKIIKELQDFRISELQKNLSEVPKFQNSGVQIIEISQLGKWDFIAKIKLYNLIKKEKPIAVIAHGNRPTSLLRWACTKTKTILVSVAHNYKIKPLLSADYIFSITQNLKNYIGGSRFPLNKIFVIPNMLKVDGSWLMVDRKNHQLSTINHKPTIGVMARFVKKKGVDIFLRACGALKDKGYKFNAIIGGIGEEQFALQAIRDELKLNDYVKFIGWVKDKEEFYNSIDIFCLPSLHEPFGIVILEAFSYKKPIVTTNSEGPEEICENEIDCIMVEKNHSGKLAEALAKLLDDKELANKIAENGYNKLIANYSLEKVSIELDKALKVVIG